The window CACGAGTTGGAAATCGTCTTGTAGGCTCGACCGCTTTCGGCCGCGATATCGCGCACGCTCTTTCCTTGTCCGAGCTTGCGCAGAATGTCGGCTTCGCGCTCGGTCAGCTGGGGCGTCTCGAGAACTTCCGCGCTCTCCGCAAGATCGGCGGCGATCCTACTCTCGACATAGCGCGAGCTCGCCATAATCGCGCGGATTGCAGCGATGAGCTCCTCGGCCGGAGCGCTCTTGCTGACGTAGCCGCGCGCACCGAGGTTCAAAGCTCGGAGGACGTGGCCTGTCTCGCTGTGCATGCTGAACACAAGAACCCGAACGCGCTCGTTGCGCGCGAACAGGTCCTTCAGCAGCGAGAAACCGTCGCCGCTCCCGAGGTTGATGTCGAGGATGACGAGATCGACATTGTCCTTGCCGTAGGCGCGCAGCGCCGCATCCACATCCGCTGCCGTTTCCAGCTCGATACCGGGGAACGCGGACGTCAGCAGACGGGCGATGCCCTCGCGAACCACCAGATGATCGTCGACGACGAGGATCTTCACGCGAGCGCTCCATCGAGCTTTTCCCGAACACTATAACGTAGCGTCGACAAAGGGCGATGGGACTATTTCCCGAAGCGTTCCGAAAAAAGTCGGAGGTCAGCGCTCGTGGCGACAGAGAAGTTAAAGCCGTTACACCGGCAGCCGCTGTTTGGAGACACACCCCCAGCCCGCCAGGAGCCAGCCCTTGCGGTTTTGCTCAAGCCAGCGGAGCGCCTCGCCGATGTCGGTATTCCGGCAAACTTCGCCCGGCGGCGGCACCAGGAAGTGCGTGATCCACCGCTCGCGATGGGCGCGGTCGCAATCGCCCTCGCGGCAATACTCGAACTTCAAAACCTGACCAGGCATGCCGTCGGGCAGGCGAATGATCCGCTGCCGGCAATCGTCCTTTTCGTTCATGCATTGGACGATCACGCGCCCGTCCTCGGAGAGGGCAGGGGCCGGTGCAAATGCGGGCAGTCCCAGCGCGACAAGGGGAAGGAATGAGCGGATCCGGGTTCGGGCCATGCGGCACCCCTTTCCAGCTGAAGCCAACCCGCAAAA of the Hyphomicrobium album genome contains:
- a CDS encoding response regulator transcription factor, whose protein sequence is MKILVVDDHLVVREGIARLLTSAFPGIELETAADVDAALRAYGKDNVDLVILDINLGSGDGFSLLKDLFARNERVRVLVFSMHSETGHVLRALNLGARGYVSKSAPAEELIAAIRAIMASSRYVESRIAADLAESAEVLETPQLTEREADILRKLGQGKSVRDIAAESGRAYKTISNSCGTIKAKLGLRRSLDLVRVSMGADDGKLHRKE